A section of the Arcobacter sp. LA11 genome encodes:
- a CDS encoding cache domain-containing protein — MFSEKNISKLIILTPVITVLLGAFFTIYFFVKNQYDYFEEESVRVEQEYLQKQKNVLKKEIDYVLNYVEHHVKENTKLTEEELKNQLLKYIETIRYEKHGYIWIHDTGYYLRAHPFRQDKIGTYDIDLKDAMGTLITKQFIDETLKKPNGVFIDYYWQKPKELHFSKKLGFFRLYEKYNWVIGAGLYIDEIEKSILENKKLLEKRVNKYIRLVLIISISIIFIIGFLSFIISNKINKVFANYKDNVQKKEELLQDLNKNLEK, encoded by the coding sequence TTGTTTAGTGAAAAGAATATTTCAAAACTTATTATTTTAACACCAGTAATTACTGTACTTTTAGGTGCTTTTTTTACTATCTATTTTTTCGTAAAAAACCAATATGATTATTTTGAAGAAGAGAGTGTTCGAGTTGAACAAGAGTATTTACAAAAACAAAAGAATGTATTAAAAAAAGAGATTGACTATGTTTTAAATTATGTTGAACATCATGTTAAAGAAAATACAAAGCTTACTGAAGAAGAGTTGAAAAATCAACTTTTAAAATATATAGAAACTATACGATATGAAAAACATGGATATATATGGATTCATGATACGGGTTATTATTTAAGAGCACATCCTTTTAGACAAGATAAAATAGGTACATATGATATAGATTTAAAAGATGCTATGGGAACACTTATAACAAAGCAGTTTATAGATGAAACTTTGAAAAAACCAAATGGAGTATTTATTGATTATTATTGGCAAAAACCAAAAGAGTTGCATTTTTCAAAAAAACTTGGTTTTTTTAGGTTATATGAAAAATATAATTGGGTTATAGGTGCGGGGTTATATATAGATGAAATAGAAAAATCTATACTAGAAAATAAAAAGTTATTAGAAAAAAGAGTAAATAAATATATACGTTTAGTACTTATTATCTCTATTTCAATAATCTTTATAATTGGATTTTTATCTTTTATTATTTCAAATAAGATAAATAAAGTATTTGCTAACTATAAAGATAATGTACAAAAGAAAGAAGAACTTCTTCAAGATTTAAATAAAAACTTAGAAAAAA